A single window of Nicotiana sylvestris chromosome 5, ASM39365v2, whole genome shotgun sequence DNA harbors:
- the LOC104210610 gene encoding uncharacterized protein isoform X2: MCSSGMLENKLGSSFHQRILYASQSVPRISNNTRSDSTLSAAQEMRSTIKIPSVLEKDHMQTDVSFSPSTDKVIQSPKSVEPSAIGMRRGRGRELKSLSYSEVSGNKVGSFHHNALYASQGMARTSNSTKSNYTMFAAQEMRTTNVTPSVHEKKHVQTDIAFSPSTGQVMESTQTVEPSSCTSKVKKVRGSNKYKEVASLEVGQKLKVTFYNNRTVGKNSNLFARPLGKLVRDHNMCPLGVSSWDDIKEEKLNHMWAAVEDKFESDDMDIHRDHILSWMKELWNKWRGQLHAKYVKGKPIQKALRNVPKGVDKK; the protein is encoded by the exons ATGTGTTCTTCGGGGATGTTAGAAAATAAGTTGGGATCCTCCTTCCATCAGAGGATTCTTTATGCTAGTCAAAGTGTGCCAAGAATTTCTAACAATACAAGATCAGATTCTACATTGTCTGCTGCTCAAGAAATGCGAAGCACGATTAAAATCCCCTCGGTTCTTGAGAAAGATCATATGCAAACCGATGTTTCATTTTCTCCATCTACTGATAAAGTTATACAATCTCCCAAATCAGTCGAACCAA GTGCTATAGGGATGAGACGAGGACGAGGGCGAGAGCTTAAATCGTTGTCCTATTCAGAGGTTTCTGGAAATAAGGTGGGATCCTTTCATCATAATGCTCTTTACGCTAGTCAAGGCATGGCAAGAACTTCTAACAGCACAAAATCAAATTATACAATGTTTGCTGCTCAAGAAATGCGAACAACAAATGTAACTCCCTCTGTTCATGAGAAAAAGCATGTGCAAACTGATATTGCATTTTCTCCATCTACTGGTCAAGTGATGGAATCTACCCAAACAGTTGAACCAA GTTCATGTACTAGTAAGGTAAAAAAAGTTCGAGGAAGTAACAAGTACAAAGAAGTTGCATCACTTGAAGTGGGGCAGAAGCTAAAAGTAACATTTTACAATAATCGAACAGTTGGAAAGAATAGCAATCTATTTGCGAGGCCCTTGGGAAAATTAGTTCGTGACCATAATATGTGTCCGTTGGGTGTATCATCGTGGGATGAcattaaggaagaaaaattaaATCATATGTGGGCAGCTGTTGAG GATAAATTTGAAAGTGATGACATGGATATTCATCGggatcatattttgagttggatgAAAGAATTATGGAATAAATGGAGAGGACAATTGCATGCAAAGTATGTGAAGGGTAAGCCAATACAAAAGGCTCTTAGAAATGTGCCAAAGGGAGTAGATAAAAAATAA